A stretch of DNA from Arthrobacter globiformis:
GTGGACATGATCCACCACCTGCGCGAGGCGCAGGGCTACAGCGACTCGAAGGGCATCTTCTCCGCCCGGACCGCCATCTCGCAGTACTACGAGACCAAGGGCCTGATGGACATCGGCGTCGAGGACATCTTCATCGGCAACGGGGTCAGCGAGCTCATCTCCATGACGCTTCAGGCCTTCCTGGAGGTCGGTGACGAGGTCCTCATCCCGTCACCGGACTATCCGCTGTGGACTGCTGCCACCGTGCTCTGCGGCGGCAGCGCCGTGCACTACATGTGCGATGAGGAGAACAACTGGTGGCCGGACATGGCCGACGTCGAGGCGAAGATCACGGACCGCACGCGGGCCATCGTGCTCATCAACCCCAACAACCCGACCGGGGCCGTCTACCCCCGGCACGTCCTGGAGCAGTTCGCCGACCTGGCCCGGCGCCATGACCTGGTGCTGTTTTCCGATGAGATCTACGAAAAGATCACGTTCGAGGACCACGTCCACATCCACACGGCCTCCGTCGCCCGGGACATTCCGGTCCTGACCTTCTCCGGCCTGTCCAAGGCGTACCGGATGCCCGGCTACCGGGCCGGCTGGGTGGCCGTTTCCGGTCCGCGCTGGGCCACAGCCGCCTACCGGGAGTCCCTGGAACTGCTGGCTTCGCTCCGGCTCTGCCCCAACGTTCCCGCGCAGCACGCGATCCAGACGTCGCTTGGCGGCTACCAGAGCATCACGGACCTGATCCGGCCCGGCGGGCGGCTGCGGGAGCAGCGCGACCTTGCCTGCCGGCTGCTCAACGAGATTCCCGGCGTGAGCTGCGTGCCGGCGGCCGGCGCGATGTACCTGTTCCCGAAGCTGGATCCGGAGATGTACCCCTTCGTGGACGATGAGCAGTTTGTCCTTGACCTGCTGCAGGACCAGAAAATCCTGGTCTCGCACGGGACGGCATTCCACTGGCACGCCACGGACCACTTCAGGTTCGTCATCCTGCCCGCCGTGGACGACATCCGCGAGGCCGTGCGCCGCATCGCCACCTTCCTGGCCTCGTACCGGGCCAAGGCCGGCCGTGCCCGCGCCATGTCCGGCAACGCCCACCACGCGCCGGACGAACTGAGCGCCTGAGCACTGCCGCAGCAGCGGCTAAGGAAAGCGGACGACGGCGGGAGGTACCCGCCGTCGTCGTCCTGCCTTAGCGGCCGGGAACGTCAGCCGATCGGCTCGGCCATCTGCTCCACCACATACTGGACATCAACGGAGTGGCCGGTCACCGGATCGGCCATCTCCACCTTCCAGCTGCGGGCGAACTGGTTCACGCCGCCCGTCATGGCCACCGTGCCGGAGATGAGCACCGACCCGGGGGCGTTCAGGCCGCGTTCGGTGAGGACGTCCAGCCAGTAGTCCGGGGTCAGCAGGGCTTCCATCGAGCTGTCCTGGATGAGGGTATCGGGGGTGTCGCCCTCCCCCACCCAGGCCTTGAGGGTGATCTGGTCCAGGTGGTCCCGCACGTCATCGAGCCGCCACGCCTTGCGGCCCAGCACGTCCGGGCTCGCATTCTTGCTCCAGGCCACACCGTGCACCTCAAGCGCGCGGTCCGTATGGTCGCAGGCGACGGTGAGCAGCACACCGTCGTCGGTGATGACAAGGGCCCACTCCGCCTCCCCGGACGTGCGCTCATGCTGCACCTGCACTTCCGATACCTGCTGGGCCAGATAGGGGGACACTGGATACAGGGCGGGAGTAGTAGCCGGGCCCGGAACGCCAAGTTCAGCGAGCTCAGCGATATGGGCCTGGACTTCATCCTGCTCACGCCCTGCGTAGCCGGCATTCAGGAGGTGCTTGACCTCCACATCCTGCGTGCGGCCGTCTGGTAGTTCAAAGCTCAGAGTCGTCATCGTGGATCCATCCTTTGCATTTGCTGCTGCAGAAATTTTTACAAACCGGAAACCGGAAACGGTCGCCAATGTACATCCAGTATGCGTAATGTATACATTTAACGCCAGCGTGACAGGCGTCACTAGAAAAACCTCGTGGAGGACAACACCATGGCCAACGCTCCAGTTCCGGGTCCCGGCACAGCGCCGCATCCGCACAAGACGATTCACCCCAAGGGCCTGTACAAGGCCTTTGCCGCCAGCCTTACCGGCACCGCGCTCGAGTGGTACGACTTTGCCGTCTACTCGGCGGCGGCCGCCGTCGTATTTCCCGTCGTCTTCTTCCCGGCGACCGATCCCCTGACCGGGACGATCCTCGCATTCTCCACCTACGCCGTCGGGTATGTTTCGCGCCCGGTCGGCGGCATCATCTTCGGCCGGCTCGGGGACCGCATCGGCCGCAAGAAGGTCCTGGTAACCACGCTGATGATCATCGGCGTGGCCACGGTGCTCATCGGCGTGCTGCCCGGCTATGCAAACATCGGCGCCACGGCAGGAATCCTCCTGGTCATGCTGCGGTTCGCGCAGGGCGTGGGTGTGGGCGGCGAATGGGGCGGCGCCGTCCTGCTCTCCAGCGAATACGGCGACCCGCACCGCCGCGGCTTCTGGGCTTCCGCGGCCCAGGTGGGCCCGCCCGCCGGCAATCTTCTGGCCAACGGCGCCCTTGCCGTCCTGACCGTCGCGCTCACGGAGGAGCAGTTCCTGAGCTTCGGCTGGCGCATCGCGTTCCTGGTCTCGGCCGTGCTGGTCGGTTTCGGCCTCTGGATCCGGCTGAAGCTGGAGGACACCCCCATCTTCAAGGCCATCGAGGCCCACGGCGAACAGCCGCATGCCCCCGTCCGCGAGGTCTTCAGCAAGGAACTCCGTCCACTGATCGCCGCCATTCTGTGCCGCGTGGGACCGGACGTGCTGTACGCCCTGTTCACCGTCTTCACGCTCACCTACGGCATCCAGGTCCTGGGCTACGACCGGAACCAGGTCCTCACCGCCGTCCTGATCGGCTCCGCCCTCCAGCTGTTCATGATTCCGCTGGCCGGCGCCGTCTCCGACCGCTTCAACCGCCGCCTGGTCTACGGCGTCGGCGCTGTGGTGGGCGCAGTGTGGACGTTCATCTTCTTCGGCGTCCTGGGCGGAAACAACCAGCCGATGCTCATCGTGGGCATTGTGCTGGGCCTGATGGCCCACTCCTTCATGTACGGTCCGCAGGCGGCCTTCATCGTGGAGCAGTTCTCCCCGCGGCTCCGGTCAACCGGAAGTTCGCTGGCATACACCTTCGCCGGAGTCATCGGCGGCGCCATCGCACCCCTGCTGTTCACGCTGCTGCTCGCCCAGTTCGGAACCTGGATTCCGGTGGCGATCTACGTGGCCGTGGCCGCAGCGGTCACCGTGGTGGGGCTGGCCCTCGGCCGGGACAACGACACTATTGAGGATCTGGACTACCGGCTGCTCCTGGAGGGTTCCGCCTCGGCCCGCCAGCAGTCCGGCGCTGTCTAGTCCCCTACCGGGTTTTTGTACAGACATTGGACGCTCAAGGCCTCCGAAGTCCCGGTATCTGTACAAAAACTCCATCAGGTGCGGAGCAGGATGTCGCGGGTGACCGCCAGGTGGTGGTCGATGGCCTGCTCCGCCTTCGCCGCGTCCCCGGACACCAGGGCATCGAGGATGTCCTGGTGTTCGGAGCACACCTGCTCGCGCCTGCCGCCCGTCCGGAACAGGGCGGAAACCCCGACGACGATCTGCCGGACGTGCAGTTTGCTGTAGGTCCGGGAGATCAGCTCATTGCCGGCAGCGTCGATGAGCTGCTGGTGGAAGAGGGTATCCAGCCGGATAAACTCCTGGGCGGCTTCCGCACCTTCGTTCTTGGGCAGCCTGGACTGCTGGTCGAGGGTGTCCTGCATTTTGTCCGCCGGGACGCTCCGGTGCTCGATGACGAGGCGGGCGGCATGGCTTTCCAGCACGCCGCGCAGCTCCATCAGTTCCGAGATTTCACGGCCGGTCACCGGGGGGACGTAAGCCCCGCGTTGCGGGATGAGCTCCACCAGCCCGTCGGAGACCAGCAGCAGCAGTGCTTCGCGGACAGGCGTGCGTGAGACCCCGATGTCGGCGGCCAACTCCTGCTCGTTGAGGAAGCGCCCCTGCATCTCCGGATCGGTCAGGATGTTTTCACGCAGGTAGGCGTACG
This window harbors:
- a CDS encoding pyridoxal phosphate-dependent aminotransferase, which gives rise to MRAMQNSSRLQDVRYDLRGPVQHAAKKMESEGHSILRMNLGDPAPFGLHAPESIVVDMIHHLREAQGYSDSKGIFSARTAISQYYETKGLMDIGVEDIFIGNGVSELISMTLQAFLEVGDEVLIPSPDYPLWTAATVLCGGSAVHYMCDEENNWWPDMADVEAKITDRTRAIVLINPNNPTGAVYPRHVLEQFADLARRHDLVLFSDEIYEKITFEDHVHIHTASVARDIPVLTFSGLSKAYRMPGYRAGWVAVSGPRWATAAYRESLELLASLRLCPNVPAQHAIQTSLGGYQSITDLIRPGGRLREQRDLACRLLNEIPGVSCVPAAGAMYLFPKLDPEMYPFVDDEQFVLDLLQDQKILVSHGTAFHWHATDHFRFVILPAVDDIREAVRRIATFLASYRAKAGRARAMSGNAHHAPDELSA
- a CDS encoding DUF2848 domain-containing protein, translated to MTTLSFELPDGRTQDVEVKHLLNAGYAGREQDEVQAHIAELAELGVPGPATTPALYPVSPYLAQQVSEVQVQHERTSGEAEWALVITDDGVLLTVACDHTDRALEVHGVAWSKNASPDVLGRKAWRLDDVRDHLDQITLKAWVGEGDTPDTLIQDSSMEALLTPDYWLDVLTERGLNAPGSVLISGTVAMTGGVNQFARSWKVEMADPVTGHSVDVQYVVEQMAEPIG
- a CDS encoding MFS transporter; the protein is MANAPVPGPGTAPHPHKTIHPKGLYKAFAASLTGTALEWYDFAVYSAAAAVVFPVVFFPATDPLTGTILAFSTYAVGYVSRPVGGIIFGRLGDRIGRKKVLVTTLMIIGVATVLIGVLPGYANIGATAGILLVMLRFAQGVGVGGEWGGAVLLSSEYGDPHRRGFWASAAQVGPPAGNLLANGALAVLTVALTEEQFLSFGWRIAFLVSAVLVGFGLWIRLKLEDTPIFKAIEAHGEQPHAPVREVFSKELRPLIAAILCRVGPDVLYALFTVFTLTYGIQVLGYDRNQVLTAVLIGSALQLFMIPLAGAVSDRFNRRLVYGVGAVVGAVWTFIFFGVLGGNNQPMLIVGIVLGLMAHSFMYGPQAAFIVEQFSPRLRSTGSSLAYTFAGVIGGAIAPLLFTLLLAQFGTWIPVAIYVAVAAAVTVVGLALGRDNDTIEDLDYRLLLEGSASARQQSGAV
- a CDS encoding GntR family transcriptional regulator, giving the protein MRKGSGIAASGREKAYAYLRENILTDPEMQGRFLNEQELAADIGVSRTPVREALLLLVSDGLVELIPQRGAYVPPVTGREISELMELRGVLESHAARLVIEHRSVPADKMQDTLDQQSRLPKNEGAEAAQEFIRLDTLFHQQLIDAAGNELISRTYSKLHVRQIVVGVSALFRTGGRREQVCSEHQDILDALVSGDAAKAEQAIDHHLAVTRDILLRT